Proteins encoded by one window of Archaeoglobus veneficus SNP6:
- a CDS encoding aconitase X catalytic domain-containing protein, translating into MYLSREEEKLLESDNPTVAKSMEILVALGEIYGADRLVDIKSAHVSGISYQNIGDAGLEWLEGLNARVAVPTTVNPAGMDVIRWKEMGIDEGFYRKQMRILKALERIGAEMSLTCTPYYFSDVSKGDHLAWAESNAVIYANSVLGARTNRESGISAIAAGITGKTPRYGMHVKGNRAPNVLVKVGGDNASLIGYEIGKLLKHDEIPLIVADRKFSNDELKLMGAAMAATGNKAIFHVEGQTPEWDDFERPSEKLEIDVKEVEKTCEPDLVAIGCPHLSREELLRIVELLRGKKVKREFWVFTSRKLAEECRSIVESIERSGAKVFCDTCMVVSPATENFECVMVNSGKALEYIPKLRGVKAVFGSLEECIKVAIS; encoded by the coding sequence TTGTACCTCAGCAGGGAAGAGGAGAAACTGCTCGAAAGCGATAACCCAACGGTTGCGAAATCAATGGAGATTCTCGTAGCCCTCGGCGAAATATACGGAGCTGACCGCCTTGTGGATATCAAATCGGCCCACGTGTCAGGTATATCTTACCAGAATATAGGTGATGCGGGCCTTGAGTGGCTCGAAGGTCTGAACGCAAGGGTTGCTGTTCCCACCACTGTAAACCCCGCGGGCATGGATGTAATTAGATGGAAGGAAATGGGAATCGATGAGGGCTTCTACAGAAAGCAGATGCGGATTTTAAAGGCCCTCGAAAGAATAGGGGCAGAAATGAGCCTGACGTGCACACCCTACTACTTCTCTGATGTATCTAAAGGTGACCACCTTGCGTGGGCGGAAAGCAACGCCGTTATTTACGCAAACTCTGTTCTGGGGGCAAGAACGAACAGGGAGAGCGGGATAAGTGCGATAGCTGCGGGAATAACAGGAAAAACTCCCCGCTACGGCATGCACGTAAAGGGGAACAGAGCACCAAACGTTCTCGTGAAAGTGGGGGGGGATAACGCATCCCTCATAGGCTACGAAATTGGAAAGCTGTTGAAGCACGACGAAATCCCCCTCATAGTCGCAGATAGAAAGTTCAGCAACGACGAGCTGAAGCTCATGGGGGCGGCGATGGCTGCAACGGGGAACAAGGCAATTTTCCATGTTGAGGGTCAGACACCCGAGTGGGATGACTTCGAAAGACCGTCGGAGAAGCTCGAAATCGACGTGAAAGAGGTTGAAAAAACCTGCGAGCCGGATCTGGTTGCTATTGGCTGCCCTCATCTATCCAGGGAAGAGCTTTTGAGGATTGTGGAATTACTGAGAGGTAAAAAGGTGAAAAGGGAATTCTGGGTCTTCACTTCGAGAAAGCTTGCAGAGGAATGCAGGAGCATCGTTGAGAGCATCGAAAGGAGTGGAGCGAAGGTCTTCTGCGATACATGCATGGTTGTGTCGCCAGCAACGGAGAACTTCGAGTGTGTAATGGTGAATTCAGGAAAAGCTCTGGAGTACATTCCAAAACTCAGGGGGGTAAAGGCAGTTTTTGGAAGCCTCGAGGAATGCATAAAAGTGGCAATTTCATAA